Proteins from one Doryrhamphus excisus isolate RoL2022-K1 chromosome 19, RoL_Dexc_1.0, whole genome shotgun sequence genomic window:
- the pigh gene encoding phosphatidylinositol N-acetylglucosaminyltransferase subunit H, which yields MEDQAYTDISGRTISLECQNHSGFCREFTVSSPKVSIGKVMVYTCSVWLAAYTVFFFTQNTAVLSCAILVTLVGMMLHIHFVKVDHESVLIIGSVGIQVSSSYASGRETSTFIEMSRVKDIAINEAVYMHQIIYYLCILLKDPSTPDGVSHVVPLFQSSKPRLNCLVKVYKSCQEILSTC from the exons ATGGAGGACCAAGCCTACACGGACATTTCTGGCAGAACAATATCCCTGGAGTGTCAAAATCACTCTGGCTTTTGCAGGGAGTTCACTGTCAGCTCCCCTAAAGTGTCCATCGGTAAGGTGATGGTGTACACCTGCTCTGTTTGGCTAGCTGCATATACCGTGTTCTTCTTCACACAA AACACTGCCGTGCTGTCCTGTGCCATCCTGGTCACCCTGGTGGGAATGATGCTCCACATTCACTTTGTGAAGGTGGATCACGAGTCGGTGCTCATCATCGGCTCTGTGGGCATCCAGGTGTCCTCCAGCTACGCCTCGGGTCGGGAGACAAGCACTTTCATTGAAATGAGCCGAGTCAAGGACATCGCCATCAATGAAGCTGTGTACATG CATCAAATCATTTACTACCTATGCATACTTCTGAAGGACCCTTCTACTCCTGATGGAGTTTCACATGTCGTTCCATTGTTTCAG AGCTCCAAGCCAAGGCTGAACTGTTTGGTGAAAGTTTACAAAAGCTGTCAGGAGATTCTCTCCACGTGCTAA
- the zfyve1 gene encoding zinc finger FYVE domain-containing protein 1: MSGQGPAVDKGMNTVLVCQESYACGGSDEAAFECDECSSLQCARCELELHRQDRMRNHDRVRISPGHVPFCDACKGDGGGGGSVTAGRLRAAVRCQGCKINLCLDCQKRTHSGVNKRKHPVMPYPPAKKPQENSVISGESEMEILREQLDKVCSFLLVDEREEMQVKDEEEFVSRLQCGADELLKVVSIFGNTGEGKSHTLNHTFFHGKEVFKTSPTQESCTVGVWAAMDPFHRVVVIDTEGLLGAGSSQGQRTRLLLKVLAISDIIIYRTHADRLHDDLFKFLGDASEAYLKHFSRELKATTTRCGLDVPLSTLGPAVIVFHETVHTKLLGSDKPSESADRLLQERFRKVGLFPEAFSSVQYCGTRTYNPPTDFSGLQRGLEQQLDNNATRSPRSAGVIFKALQALSQRFSGDIPDEHTTSNSFFPDEYFTCSCICLSCGSGCKRSMNHLKEGLEHEAKHRCRYSVQYDNRIYTCKACYEGGKEVIVVPKTTASSDSPWFGLAIYAWSGYVIECPNCAVIYRSRQYWYGNQDPVETVVRTEIQHIWPGSDGFLKDNHNAAQRLLDGVKYISQSVSELSVKPAKAVTSWLTDQIAPTYWTPNSLILQCQKCAVAFQPNDTKHHCRACGEGFCDACSSKTRPVPERGWGLAPVRVCDACFHNRGIPAELLDAALEEEGGTLMARKVGEAVQNTLGAVVGAIDIPLGLVKDAARPAYWVPDQDIHSCCGCQREFSASRLSIHHCRACGQGVCEDCSQERRAVPSRGWDHPVRVCSVCSQKTGEL, from the exons ATGAGCGGTCAAGGTCCAGCTGTAGATAAAGGGATGAACACAGTACTAGTCTGCCAGGAGAGTTACGCCTGCGGGGGCTCCGATGAGGCTGCCTTTGAATGCGACGAATGCAGCAGCTTGCAATGCGCCCGCTGCGAGCTAGAGCTCCATCGCCAGGACCGTATGAGGAACCACGACCGCGTGCGCATCTCCCCGGGTCACGTTCCCTTTTGCGACGCATGTAAAGGGGACGGGGGCGGCGGGGGCTCTGTCACGGCTGGACGGCTGCGAGCTGCGGTGCGCTGCCAGGGATGCAAGATCAACCTGTGTTTGGACTGCCAGAAGCGAACGCACAGTGGCGTGAACAAGAGGAAGCACCCTGTCATGCCGTACCCCCCGGCCAAAAAACCCCAGGAGAACAGTGTCATATCCGGGGAGTCGGAGATGGAGATCCTTAGAGAACAGCTGGACAAAGTGTGCAGCTTCCTGTTAGTGGACGAGAGAGAGGAGATGCAG GTGAAGGATGAAGAGGAGTTTGTGAGCAGACTGCAATGCGGAGCCGATGAGCTCCTCAAGGTGGTCTCCATCTTTGGGAACACCGGTGAGGGGAAGTCCCACACGCTGAATCACACTTTCTTCCACGGAAAGGAAGTGTTCAAAACCTCGCCCACGCAGGAGTCCTGCACGGTGGGCGTGTGGGCAGCCATGGACCCTTTTCACAGAGTGGTTGTCATTGACACAGAAGGACTTCTCGGAGCTG GATCCAGCCAGGGTCAGCGAACCCGCCTCCTCCTCAAAGTCTTGGCCATCTCAGACATCATCATCTACAGGACCCATGCCGACCGCCTCCATGACGACCTCTTCAAGTTCCTCGGTGATGCCTCGGAAGCTTACCTGAAGCATTTCTCCCGGGAGTTGAAGGCGACCACGACGCGCTGCGGCCTGGACGTCCCGCTGTCCACTCTGGGCCCCGCTGTCATAGTCTTCCACGAAACGGTCCACACCAAACTCTTAGGATCAG ACAAGCCGTCCGAATCTGCAGACCGTCTCCTCCAGGAGCGTTTCAGGAAAGTGGGTCTATTTCCCGAAGCGTTCAGCTCCGTGCAGTACTGCGGGACTCGGACCTACAACCCTCCCACGGACTTCAGCGGGCTGCAGAGAGGCCTGGAGCAACAGCTGGACAACAACGCCACCCGCTCGCCGCGGTCTGCCGGCGTCATCTTCAAGGCTCTGCAG GCGCTGAGCCAGCGTTTCAGTGGCGACATCCCAGATGAACACACGACCAGTAACTCCTTCTTCCCAGATGAGTACTTCACCTGCTCCTGCATCTGCCTGAGTTGTGG CTCAGGCTGTAAGAGAAGTATGAATCACCTCAAGGAGGGACTCGAACACGAGGCCAAACATCGATGCCGCTACTCGGTGCAGTACGACAACCGCATCTACACATGCAAG GCCTGCTacgagggagggaaggaggtgATTGTGGTTCCCAAAACGACCGCCTCGTCTGACTCGCCGTGGTTTGGCCTGGCCATCTACGCGTGGTCTGG CTATGTCATCGAGTGCCCCAACTGTGCCGTGATTTACCGGAGCCGGCAGTACTGGTACGGAAACCAGGACCCGGTGGAAACGGTGGTGCGAACCGAGATCCAGCACATCTGGCCGGGG TCTGACGGTTTTCTGAAAGACAACCACAACGCTGCCCAGAGGTTGCTGGACGGAGTCAAGTACATCTCCCAGTCCGTGTCTGAGCTCAGCGTGAAGCCGGCCAAAGCCGTCACCTCTTGGCTGACCGACCAGATCGCTCCCACCTACTGGACACCCAACTCTCTCATCCTG CAATGCCAAAAATGTGCGGTGGCGTTCCAACCCAATGACACGAAGCATCACTGCCGGGCCTGCGGTGAAGGGTTCTGTGACGCCTGCTCCTCCAAAACCCGGCCTGTCCCAGAGAGAGGCTGGGGGCTTGCGCCCGTTCGAGTCTGTGACGCGTGTTTTCATAACAGGGGGATCCCAGCGG AGCTCCTAGATGCGGCcttggaggaggaaggaggcacCCTGATGGCAAGGAAGGTTGGGGAGGCTGTTCAGAACACCCTCGGCGCTGTGGTCGGCGCCATTGACATACCTCTAG GCTTGGTGAAGGACGCCGCGCGCCCCGCCTACTGGGTCCCGGATCAGGACATCCACTCCTGCTGCGGCTGCCAGAGGGAGTTCTCGGCCTCTCGCCTCTCCATCCACCACTGCCGTGCTTGCGGTCAGGGCGTGTGTGAGGACTGCTCGCAGGAGCGGCGTGCCGTGCCCTCCAGGGGATGGGATCACCCGGTGAGGGTGTGCAGCGTTTGCAGCCAGAAGACGGGAGAACTCTAG
- the wdr21 gene encoding WD repeat domain 21 yields MVGTKRARMKKCDGTKRETQFPHRGQEATRNRRRYRGKQRRPSWDDRWNGNDDAGPSFSRSEGRSDNQSSSSSSSNSSSAAPELPGFYFDPEKNRYFRLLPGHNNCNPLTREQLRNKEREKERNRMLEEDGKSRKKAPRPGLNTLLLLHKRRLGLLPEMSYCRRVHEGKVGVMRRHQLQTNTTDNIRHIVADSTCEQVFTVNDMAHAGCKYGVMNFSSNSQGSLTVETCDTLYVTYQKVNSLCWASVNYPNSHMLLCLDGEQRNPSCVTLLPASLFGNSNPDQPGMLYNFKMPAAWSCSWCLHPQFDKMFSVGLSHKVVVQHAVRAHKLTIDIGSDVLAQQFCTQVPVLFNGCRSGEIFGTDLRQLGGRRYQSWKTTSFRQESAITCVRVLQDDNFLVAADMSGQIKLWDVRATKPVQEYRGHHNEHALLPVHVCEPEGLLLAVGQDCHTRFWSLRDGHLLRTVPSPHPAANDAIPSVVFSSNVGGRHSQHRWPPFPGLLMAIKQDVFYFPYNTDDPEGGEMDF; encoded by the exons ATGGTAGGTACGAAAAGAGCAAGGATGAAAAAGTGCGACGGGACGAAAAGAGAGACTCAGTTCCCCCACAGAGGACAAGAAGCCACTCGGAACCGTCGACGGTACCGAGGAAAGCAGCGGAGACCTTCATGGGACGACCGGTG GAATGGGAATGACGATGCAGGCCCATCATTCAGTAGATCTGAGGGAAGATCTGACAACCAATCTagctcgtcttcctcctccaacAGCAGCAGTGCAGCACCAG AACTACCAGGTTTCTACTTTGACCCGGAGAAAAACCGATACTTCCGCTTGTTGCCGGGACACAACAACTGCAACCCTCTGACCCGTGAGCAGCTCCGAAATAAGGAACGGGAGAAAGAGAGAAACCGGATGCTAGAGGAGGATGGCAAGAGCAGAAAg AAAGCTCCCAGGCCGGGACTCAACACTTTGTTGCTGCTGCACAAACGACGTCTTGGCCTGCTACCTGAGATGTCCTACTGCAG GCGAGTCCACGAGGGGAAGGTCGGCGTAATGAGACGGCACCAACTGCAAACGAACACCACGGACAACATCAGGCACATTGTG GCCGACTCTACGTGCGAGCAAGTCTTCACAGTCAACGACATGGCTCATGCGGGCTGCAAGTACGGCGTCATGAACTTCAGCAGCAACAGCCAAGGGTCTTTGACGGTGGAAACCTGTGACACGCTCTATGTTACCTATCAAAAG GTGAATTCCCTCTGCTGGGCTTCTGTCAACTACCCCAACTCTCACATGTT GTTGTGTCTGGATGGGGAGCAGCGCAATCCCAGCTGCGTGACTCTGCTTCCGGCCTCACTCTTCGGCAACTCCAACCCAG ATCAACCAGGGATGCTCTACAACTTTAAGATGCCTGCAGCCTGGTCTTGTTCTTGGTGTCTACATCCCCAGTTTGACAAGATGTTCAGTGTGG GTCTGTCTCACAAGGTGGTAGTGCAGCATGCAGTCAGGGCACACAAACTAACCATCGACATTGGAAGTGACGTCCTGGCTCAGCAGTTTTGCACTCAA GTTCCCGTGCTGTTCAACGGCTGTCGATCAGGCGAGATCTTCGGCACAGACCTGCGACAGCTCGGCGGCCGCAGGTATCAGAGCTGGAAGACCACAAGCTTCCGGCAGGAGTCGGCGATCACGTGTGTGCGCGTGCTGCAGGATGACAACTTCCTGGTGGCTGCAGACATGTCGGGCCAG ATCAAGCTGTGGGATGTGCGCGCCACAAAGCCTGTGCAGGAGTACAGGGGTCACCACAACGAGCACGCCCTCCTCCCCGTCCACGTCTGCGAGCCGGAGGGGCTTCTCTTGGCTG TGGGTCAGGACTGCCACACCAGGTTCTGGAGCCTGAGGGACGGCCATCTCCTGAGGACCGTCCCGTCGCCCCACCCGGCTGCTAACGACGCTATCCCGAGCGTCGTATTCTCGTCCAACGTCGGCGGCCGCCATTCCCAACATCGATGGCCGCCATTCCCTGGCTTGCTGATGGCCATCAAGCAGGACGTCTTCTACTTCCCTTACAACACAGACGACCCGGAAGGCGGGGAGATGGATTTTTAA